The sequence TACGAAAACAGCGGGGAACTTGTGCACTTGAAGATCGTCCACTTAAGCGCAGTAGGGATGAGGTGGCCAACTGGAGGGCTGCTTTGGAGGAAGCAGCCAATATGTCTGGGTTTCATTATTCCAGCAAAACAGGGTAACTAACTCTCTAATTTGTATCAATTtctactttttattatttcattcATACTGTACTCATACTATTGTTTGTCTTTCGTAACGATATTTGCCAGAAGGACAGAGGCCGATTTTGTTGAGGAAGTTGTCCAAGATGTTTTGACCAAATTGAATCGGGAATCATCAAGTGATTTGAGGGGCCTGTTTGGAATTCAAaggaaaattgagaaaattgagtCGTTATTATGCTTGGATTCACCAGGTGTTTGCTGTGTAGGTATTTGGGGCATGGGTGGTATTGGCAAGACTACCCTTGCTGATGCTGTATTTCACAGGCAGTGGCAGTCCTCAAAATTTGAAGCTGCTTGTTTTCTCGCAAATGTCAGGGAGAAATCCGAAAAAACGGATGGACTAAATGAGTTGCGAAATACACTTGTTCGTGAATTATTGAAGGATAAAGATGTAAATATCAACACTCCGTCTATTCCACCTCATATTCAAGATAGGCTCAGGCGTACAAAGGCGTTCATTGTTCTTGATGACGTGAATGCTCGAGAACACCTAGACGTTCTTGTTGGTGATGATGATCGGTTTTGCCAAGGAAGTCGAATCATGGTAACTGCTAGAGATAAAGGCCTGCTTGAGCAAAAAATTGACCATGAAAAGATATACAATGTTGAGGGATTAGGTTCTGATGAAGCTCTTGAGCTCTTTCACTCGCATGCTTTTGGAAATAAGTCCCCAACAACAGATTACACCGAGTTGTCAAGAGAGGTGGTGGATTATATTAAGGGCATTCCATTAGCTCTTAAAGTTATGGGGTCCTCATTCCGTCGTTGCAAGAGCAAACAAGAGTGGGAAGTTCAATGGAAAAAAGTGAAACGAGTTCCAATCGGAGAAATCCAGAAAGTGTTGAGAGTAAGTTACGATGGATTAGATGACAATGAGAAGGAGATATTTCTTGATATAGCATGTTTTTGTAAAGGCTATTTGAGGAAAAGTGTAGAAAAAATGTTAGATAgttgttatttctttttggaagCAGGAATCAATGATCTTATTGATAGGTCTCTCATATCAATTTCACAAGATATGAGCTTAAAAAAAGCGAAAGAGAAATACTCAGGAGAACGGATAGTAGAGATGCAGTCAGTAGAACGGATAGAGATGCATGATTTGGTGCAGGAAATGGGTAGGGCAATTGCTCGAAAACAAGGCAGTAGGTTGTTCAATGCAAATGACGTCTATCAAGCGTTGACAAATAACCAGGTACGTAGTAATATTCACATTTGCAAAAAACAAGTCAGATTATTCCtacaaatgtaatttggattaaactttttttttgtatattataTTCACATTTATATTTACTCTTGATTGTCAGAGAGATGGACATGTTCAAGCCATATCCTTTGACTCGAGTAAGATTGAAAAGCCACACTTGAAAGATGCAAACTTCAAAAAGATGTATCAACTCAGATGGCTACGTGTTAGTTATTCTATTCTTTTTAGAggttctcttcatcttccCAGTTCTCTTAGATATCTTTACTGGGAGGGATATCCTTTGGAATCTTTGCCATCAAAATTTTCTGCTCAAAATCTTCTTGTCCTTTATACGCCGTACAGCAAATTTGGGGTGCAACTTTGGAATGAAGACaaggtatattatatatgtttattttagttcttgtataacatgtgGCCTAGAAAGTTATAATCTACAATTAAGCTAATAAGTTATTAAttcttgtttaatttgttaCAGATTCCAGTGAACTTAAAACGTATCAATCTTCTTTCCTGCCAGTATCTAACTGAAGTCCCAAATCTCTCTCAGTGTCTAAATATTGAGCATATAAATCTGGGAAGCTGTGAAAGTTTGGTTGAAATTCCTTCGTATTTTCAACATCTTGGCAAGCTTACTTATCTTGACCTTTCGATGTGCTACAAGCTCAAAAATCTTCCCGAGATGCCATGCAATCTTGAATTCTTAGATTTGTCTTGGACAGCAATAGAGGAATTGGCTTCATCAGTTTGGTCTCACGAAAAAATATCTCGCTTAGATATTAGATATTGTGAACACCTTAAGAGTCTTCCAAGCAACACTTGTAAACTGAAACTCTCGAGTTCTTTTAGTCTAAAGGGCTGCAAATCTCTTTGCGAGTTTTGGGAACTTCCCAGGGATACAACAGTGCTAGAGTTTAGTAGTACAACAATAAAAGAATTGAGGAATGAATCAATAGAGTCTGTTATTGGTCCCACTGCAATTAAACTGACCAATTGCAAAAGCCTTGTGAGTCTCCCAATGAACATTTGGAAGTTGAAATATCTGGAGAGCCTTAAGCTCAGTGGTTGCTCTAACTTTCAACACTTCCCAGAAATCTCAGAGGCTATGGAACATCTGGAGTTTCTAAATTTATCAGGTACAATGGTTAAAGAGGTACCCAAATCAATTGAAAATCTAGTTGCGCTTCGAAAATTACACATGGTTGAGTGCAGTATACAAGAAATCCCTGATGACCTTTTTTGCTTAAGCTCATTACAAGAGTTAAATCTAAGTTTGACCGAAATTAAGAGCATACCTGCAAGCGTCAAACAAGCTGCTCAACTATCTCGCTTGTGCCTCAACGGTTGTGAGAGCCTTGAATCTTTACCAGAGCTCCCCCCATTATTGCAATGTCTTGAAGCAGAAGATTGCGTGTCACTGAGGACAGTGTCAAGTTCAAGCACTGCACTCGCACAAGGTtgggaaaaatatatattttctcaaGGGCTTCATGAGCAACATGTATTTTCTGATTGCAGAAGATTGGATGAGAATGCACGAAGCAACATATTGGGTGATGCACAGCTCAGAATTATGCGAATGGCAACTGCGTCATCGAAGTTTAAAGAAGACGAAATTGaggtgctctctctctctctctctctctctctctctctctctctctctctctctctctctcacttctgtTGAAGAAGTTGctctttgttttccatgaGTTTAATAACTATGATGTCCATTTCTATGGTACAGGAATCTTTACGCAAGAGATCTTTTGTTGCCATTAGATGTTGCGGGaatgaaattccaaaatgGTTCAGCCATAAAAGTGAGGGATGTTCAATAAAGATTGAGCTTCCTCGTGATTGGTTTAGCACAGATTTCTTGGGTTTCGCTCTATCTCTTGTTGTTGACTTTGCTCCACGGGATATGGGGCTTTTTTGCAAGTTCAGCTTCAAAACTAGTAATGGTGAAAGCCATGAAGTCATCCATCATTTGTCTAGTCTGTACCCGAAAAATTTCATTACAAGCGAGTTATTTTCTTGTGGTGAGGTGTTTGTGTGGTGGCATGATAATTTCTTTGAAGAAGTTGTAGAGGGAGCTCAAAGCCCCACTGCGTTTTACAAACTTGTTACTGAGGTCAATGTGTACTTCATCGTATGGAATCGTGCTGAGGTGAAAAAGTGTGGGATATGTCTGTTGTATGGCAAAGATGCTGAGATGATAAAGCAGAGGGCTTTGTAGATCAAGCCGATATCcctaaattcaaaatttcagtttatttGAGCTGTTTGCAAGACTTGTGGCTGAGGATGCTTTTTGAGTTTCTTAGGCTTAGGGATGTCTTTCTTGTTTTAACCCTTCGTCCTCTCCATCGCCAAGCTTTTTGTCTGAGGATGCTTTTGAGTTTAGTTTCTCACGGTCATGCCCCATGTAATTTTCTTCATTGAATTCAAGTATTAAATTGTTAAAAGTTAACAGTATTAAATTTTGCATCAATTGGATTTCTGCTTCAAGTTGTAATGGCTTCATTCTTAATCATAAAAGGGAAATTGGCACCTTTCTTCAGTTTGCATTTCTTAAATGAAATacgttcttcttcttcttcttc is a genomic window of Prunus persica cultivar Lovell unplaced genomic scaffold, Prunus_persica_NCBIv2 scaffold_19, whole genome shotgun sequence containing:
- the LOC18784521 gene encoding TMV resistance protein N isoform X1; this encodes MDSSSSSSVPFSAPLQEKYDVFLSFRGEDTRDTFTSHLHKDLLRKNIDTYIDRRLERGDEIAPALLKAIERSKIALVIFSKDYASSTWCLKELVHILGCKKSHGQIVIPIFYRIDPSHVRKQRGTCALEDRPLKRSRDEVANWRAALEEAANMSGFHYSSKTGRTEADFVEEVVQDVLTKLNRESSSDLRGLFGIQRKIEKIESLLCLDSPGVCCVGIWGMGGIGKTTLADAVFHRQWQSSKFEAACFLANVREKSEKTDGLNELRNTLVRELLKDKDVNINTPSIPPHIQDRLRRTKAFIVLDDVNAREHLDVLVGDDDRFCQGSRIMVTARDKGLLEQKIDHEKIYNVEGLGSDEALELFHSHAFGNKSPTTDYTELSREVVDYIKGIPLALKVMGSSFRRCKSKQEWEVQWKKVKRVPIGEIQKVLRVSYDGLDDNEKEIFLDIACFCKGYLRKSVEKMLDSCYFFLEAGINDLIDRSLISISQDMSLKKAKEKYSGERIVEMQSVERIEMHDLVQEMGRAIARKQGSRLFNANDVYQALTNNQRDGHVQAISFDSSKIEKPHLKDANFKKMYQLRWLRVSYSILFRGSLHLPSSLRYLYWEGYPLESLPSKFSAQNLLVLYTPYSKFGVQLWNEDKIPVNLKRINLLSCQYLTEVPNLSQCLNIEHINLGSCESLVEIPSYFQHLGKLTYLDLSMCYKLKNLPEMPCNLEFLDLSWTAIEELASSVWSHEKISRLDIRYCEHLKSLPSNTCKLKLSSSFSLKGCKSLCEFWELPRDTTVLEFSSTTIKELRNESIESVIGPTAIKLTNCKSLVSLPMNIWKLKYLESLKLSGCSNFQHFPEISEAMEHLEFLNLSGTMVKEVPKSIENLVALRKLHMVECSIQEIPDDLFCLSSLQELNLSLTEIKSIPASVKQAAQLSRLCLNGCESLESLPELPPLLQCLEAEDCVSLRTVSSSSTALAQGWEKYIFSQGLHEQHVFSDCRRLDENARSNILGDAQLRIMRMATASSKFKEDEIEESLRKRSFVAIRCCGNEIPKWFSHKSEGCSIKIELPRDWFSTDFLGFALSLVVDFAPRDMGLFCKFSFKTSNGESHEVIHHLSSLYPKNFITSELFSCGEVFVWWHDNFFEEVVEGAQSPTAFYKLVTEVNVYFIVWNRAEVKKCGICLLYGKDAEMIKQRAL
- the LOC18784521 gene encoding TMV resistance protein N isoform X3 translates to MDSSSSSSVPFSAPLQEKYDVFLSFRGEDTRDTFTSHLHKDLLRKNIDTYIDRRLERGDEIAPALLKAIERSKIALVIFSKDYASSTWCLKELVHILGCKKSHGQIVIPIFYRIDPSHVRKQRGTCALEDRPLKRSRDEVANWRAALEEAANMSGFHYSSKTGRTEADFVEEVVQDVLTKLNRESSSDLRGLFGIQRKIEKIESLLCLDSPGVCCVGIWGMGGIGKTTLADAVFHRQWQSSKFEAACFLANVREKSEKTDGLNELRNTLVRELLKDKDVNINTPSIPPHIQDRLRRTKAFIVLDDVNAREHLDVLVGDDDRFCQGSRIMVTARDKGLLEQKIDHEKIYNVEGLGSDEALELFHSHAFGNKSPTTDYTELSREVVDYIKGIPLALKVMGSSFRRCKSKQEWEVQWKKVKRVPIGEIQKVLRVSYDGLDDNEKEIFLDIACFCKGYLRKSVEKMLDSCYFFLEAGINDLIDRSLISISQDMSLKKAKEKYSGERIVEMQSVERIEMHDLVQEMGRAIARKQGSRLFNANDVYQALTNNQRDGHVQAISFDSSKIEKPHLKDANFKKMYQLRWLRVSYSILFRGSLHLPSSLRYLYWEGYPLESLPSKFSAQNLLVLYTPYSKFGVQLWNEDKIPVNLKRINLLSCQYLTEVPNLSQCLNIEHINLGSCESLVEIPSYFQHLGKLTYLDLSMCYKLKNLPEMPCNLEFLDLSWTAIEELASSVWSHEKISRLDIRYCEHLKSLPSNTCKLKLSSSFSLKGCKSLCEFWELPRDTTVLEFSSTTIKELRNESIESVIGPTAIKLTNCKSLVSLPMNIWKLKYLESLKLSGCSNFQHFPEISEAMEHLEFLNLSGTMVKEVPKSIENLVALRKLHMVECSIQEIPDDLFCLSSLQELNLSLTEIKSIPASVKQAAQLSRLCLNGCESLESLPELPPLLQCLEAEDCVSLRTVSSSSTALAQGWEKYIFSQGLHEQHVFSDCRRLDENARSNILGDAQLRIMRMATASSKFKEDEIEESLRKRSFVAIRCCGNEIPKWFSHKSEGCSIKIELPRDWFSTDFLGFALSLVVDFAPWDMEIRCNYNFKTNNGECIEVYHPLSNLRMNVRSRESRVVFVY
- the LOC18784521 gene encoding TMV resistance protein N isoform X2 — translated: MDSSSSSSVPFSAPLQEKYDVFLSFRGEDTRDTFTSHLHKDLLRKNIDTYIDRRLERGDEIAPALLKAIERSKIALVIFSKDYASSTWCLKELVHILGCKKSHGQIVIPIFYRIDPSHVRKQRGTCALEDRPLKRSRDEVANWRAALEEAANMSGFHYSSKTGTEADFVEEVVQDVLTKLNRESSSDLRGLFGIQRKIEKIESLLCLDSPGVCCVGIWGMGGIGKTTLADAVFHRQWQSSKFEAACFLANVREKSEKTDGLNELRNTLVRELLKDKDVNINTPSIPPHIQDRLRRTKAFIVLDDVNAREHLDVLVGDDDRFCQGSRIMVTARDKGLLEQKIDHEKIYNVEGLGSDEALELFHSHAFGNKSPTTDYTELSREVVDYIKGIPLALKVMGSSFRRCKSKQEWEVQWKKVKRVPIGEIQKVLRVSYDGLDDNEKEIFLDIACFCKGYLRKSVEKMLDSCYFFLEAGINDLIDRSLISISQDMSLKKAKEKYSGERIVEMQSVERIEMHDLVQEMGRAIARKQGSRLFNANDVYQALTNNQRDGHVQAISFDSSKIEKPHLKDANFKKMYQLRWLRVSYSILFRGSLHLPSSLRYLYWEGYPLESLPSKFSAQNLLVLYTPYSKFGVQLWNEDKIPVNLKRINLLSCQYLTEVPNLSQCLNIEHINLGSCESLVEIPSYFQHLGKLTYLDLSMCYKLKNLPEMPCNLEFLDLSWTAIEELASSVWSHEKISRLDIRYCEHLKSLPSNTCKLKLSSSFSLKGCKSLCEFWELPRDTTVLEFSSTTIKELRNESIESVIGPTAIKLTNCKSLVSLPMNIWKLKYLESLKLSGCSNFQHFPEISEAMEHLEFLNLSGTMVKEVPKSIENLVALRKLHMVECSIQEIPDDLFCLSSLQELNLSLTEIKSIPASVKQAAQLSRLCLNGCESLESLPELPPLLQCLEAEDCVSLRTVSSSSTALAQGWEKYIFSQGLHEQHVFSDCRRLDENARSNILGDAQLRIMRMATASSKFKEDEIEESLRKRSFVAIRCCGNEIPKWFSHKSEGCSIKIELPRDWFSTDFLGFALSLVVDFAPRDMGLFCKFSFKTSNGESHEVIHHLSSLYPKNFITSELFSCGEVFVWWHDNFFEEVVEGAQSPTAFYKLVTEVNVYFIVWNRAEVKKCGICLLYGKDAEMIKQRAL